Proteins encoded together in one Mercenaria mercenaria strain notata chromosome 18, MADL_Memer_1, whole genome shotgun sequence window:
- the LOC128550547 gene encoding uncharacterized protein LOC128550547: MAYSTRRVAYIKQFQQSQSSSNLKVPTISKFQLSRSSSNLKVPAISKFQQSQSSNYLKVPAISKFQLSQSSSNLKVLAISKFQQSRSSNNLKVPAISKFQQSRSFNNLEVPAISKFQQSQSSNNLKVPAISKFQQSQSSSNLKVLAISKFQQSQSFNNLKVPAISKFQQSQSSNNLKVPAISKSKFQQSQSSSNLKVPTISKFQPSQSSNNLKVPTISKFQQSQSSSNLKVPAISKFQQSQSSNNLKVPTISKFQQSQSSNYLKVLAISKFQPSQSQSSSNLKVPAISKFQQSQSSNNLKVPTISKFQQSQSSNYLKVTTISKFQQSQSSSNLKVPTISKFQLSQSSNNLKVPAISKFQQSQSSSNLKVPTISKFQQSQSSNYLKVPTISKFQQSQSSNNLKVPAISKFQLSQSSTNLKVPAISKFKLSQSSNNLKVPAISKFKLSQSSNYLKVPTISKFQQSQSSNNLKVPTISKFQQSQSQSSSNLKVPTISKFQQFKSSNNLKVPTISKFQQSQSSNYLKVPPISKFQQSQSQSSSNLKVPAISKFEQSQSSNNLKIKVPAISKFQQSQSSNYLKVPAISKFQQSQSSSNLKVPTISKFQQSQSSNYLKVPTISKFQQSQSKFQQSQSSSNLKVPTISKFQQSQSQSSSNLKVPTISKTFSSPVLKTCAHYITLSQILVIVE; encoded by the coding sequence TTCCAACAATCTCAAAGTTCCAGCAATCTCAAAGTTCCAACAATCTCAAAGTTCCAACTATCTCGAAGTTCCAGCAATCTCAAAGTTCCAGCAATCTCAAAGTTCCAGCAATCTCAAAGTTCCAACTATCTCAAAGTTCCAGCAATCTCAAAGTTCCAACTATCTCAAAGTTCTAGCAATCTCAAAGTTCTAGCAATCTCAAAGTTCCAGCAATCTCGAAGTTCCAACAATCTCAAAGTTCCAGCAATCTCAAAGTTCCAACAATCTCGAAGTTTCAACAATCTCGAAGTTCCAGCAATCTCGAAGTTCCAACAATCTCAAAGTTCCAACAATCTCAAAGTTCCAGCAATCTCAAAGTTCCAACAATCTCAAAGTTCCAGCAATCTCAAAGTTCTAGCAATCTCAAAGTTCCAACAATCTCAAAGTTTCAACAATCTCAAAGTTCCAGCAATCTCAAAGTTCCAGCAATCTCAAAGTTCCAACAATCTCAAAGTTCCAGCCATCTCAAAGTCAAAGTTCCAGCAATCTCAAAGTTCCAGCAATCTCAAAGTTCCAACAATCTCAAAGTTCCAGCCATCTCAAAGTTCCAACAATCTCAAAGTTCCAACAATCTCAAAGTTCCAGCAATCTCAAAGTTCCAGCAATCTTAAAGTTCCAGCAATCTCAAAGTTCCAGCAATCTCAAAGTTCCAACAATCTCAAAGTTCCAACAATCTCAAAGTTCCAGCAATCTCAAAGTTCCAACTATCTCAAAGTTCTAGCAATCTCAAAGTTCCAGCCATCTCAAAGTCAAAGTTCCAGCAATCTCAAAGTTCCAGCAATCTCAAAGTTCCAGCAATCTCAAAGTTCCAACAATCTCAAAGTTCCAACAATCTCAAAGTTCCAGCAATCTCAAAGTTCTAACTATCTCAAAGTTACAACAATCTCAAAGTTCCAGCAATCTCAAAGTTCCAGCAATCTCAAAGTTCCAACTATCTCAAAGTTCCAACTATCTCAAAGTTCCAACAATCTCAAAGTTCCAGCAATCTCAAAGTTCCAACAATCTCAAAGTTCCAGCAATCTCAAAGTTCCAACAATCTCAAAGTTCCAGCAATCTCAAAGTTCCAACTATCTCAAAGTTCCAACAATCTCAAAGTTCCAGCAATCTCAAAGTTCCAACAATCTCAAAGTTCCAGCAATCTCAAAGTTCCAACTATCTCAAAGTTCCACCAATCTCAAAGTTCCAGCAATCTCAAAGTTCAAACTATCTCAAAGTTCCAACAATCTCAAAGTTCCAGCAATCTCAAAGTTCAAACTATCTCAAAGTTCCAACTATCTCAAAGTTCCAACAATCTCAAAGTTCCAGCAATCTCAAAGTTCCAACAATCTCAAAGTTCCAACTATCTCAAAGTTCCAGCAATCTCAAAGTCAAAGTTCCAGCAATCTCAAAGTTCCAACGATCTCAAAGTTCCAGCAATTTAAAAGTTCCAACAATCTCAAAGTTCCAACAATCTCAAAGTTCCAGCAATCTCAAAGTTCCAACTATCTCAAAGTTCCACCTATCTCAAAGTTCCAGCAATCTCAAAGTCAAAGTTCCAGCAATCTCAAAGTTCCAGCAATCTCAAAGTTTGAACAATCTCAAAGTTCCAACAATCTCAAAATCAAAGTTCCAGCAATCTCGAAGTTCCAACAATCTCAAAGTTCCAACTATCTCAAAGTTCCAGCAATCTCAAAGTTCCAACAATCTCAAAGTTCTAGCAATCTCAAAGTTCCAACAATCTCAAAGTTCCAGCAATCTCAAAGTTCCAACTATCTCAAAGTTCCAACTATCTCAAAGTTCCAGCAATCTCAGTCAAAGTTCCAGCAATCTCAAAGTTCCAGCAATCTCAAAGTTCCAACAATCTCAAAGTTCCAACAATCTCAAAGTCAAAGTTCCAGCAATCTCAAAGTTCCAACaatctcaaagacattttcaagtcctgtcctgAAAACATGTGCACATTATATCACTTTAAGTCAAATTTTGGTTATCGTGGAGTAA